In the Flavobacterium sp. 90 genome, CAGGGATTTTGGGAGGAAGTGAGTCAAAAGCAATTGCATATTCGAATGAATTAGCACAGTTTTCACCTGTTGATGGTTATTTGTCAAGAGGCAGAATCGAAGAGTATTTTAAAAGATATACATCGGCAGAAAAAAATTATATAAAAGCAAATGAAATTGGTAAATCAAAAGTCACATTTCAAAAATTATATAATTTATATTTGAATAAATTAAAAGACCCTAAAAAGGCACAGGAATTAAAACGAAAATTTGAAGTATAGAGATCAAATCTCTAGGATAAATTCTATGAAATAATTGGAATTTGCCACCGATACTTCGGGATAAAAAATTGGAATTTAAATGAGAACACATTTCATCGCAATAGGCGGGAGCGCAATGCACAACTTGGCATTAGCATTGCATAACAAAGGATATCAGGTAACAGGAAGTGATGATGCTATTTTTGAACCTTCAAAATCAAGATTAGAAAAAAAAGGAATTTTGCCTGCTGAATTAGGTTGGTTTCCTGAGAAAATCACTGCCGATATTGATGCAATAATTCTTGGAATGCACGCTAAGGCGGATAACCCGGAGTTGCTTAAAGCGCAGGAATTAGGTTTGAAAATTTATTCGTATCCAGAATTTTTATACGAACAATCTAAGAATAAAACGCGTGTTGTAATTGGTGGCTCTCACGGAAAAACTACAATTACTTCGATGATTTTGCACGTAATGCATTATCATAATATCGAAGTTGATTATATGGTTGGTGCGCAATTAGAAGGTTTTGATACTATGGTGCATCTTACTGAGGAAAATGATTTTATGGTTCTGGAAGGTGACGAATATTTATCTTCTCCAATTGACAGACGTCCAAAATTTCATTTGTATCAGCCAAATATTGCTTTAATTTCTGGAATTGCATGGGATCATATTAATGTTTTTCCAACGTATGAAAACTATGTGGAGCAATTCGAGATTTTTATTGCTAAAATTACAAATGGCGGAATATTAGTTTACAACGAAGATGATTCTGAAGTAAAACGTGTTGCGGAAGCGGCTACAAACCCAATTCGTAAATTAGCATATTCTACTCCAAAATACACTGTAAGCGATGGCGTAACTTTATTAGAAACTCCGGAAGGCAATATGCCAATTGAAGTTTTTGGTGCGCATAACTTGAATAATCTTGCGGGAGCAAAATGGATTTGCCAAAATATGGGCGTTGACGAAGCTGATTTCTACGAAGCAATTGCAAGTTTTAAAGGCGCATCGAAGCGTTTAGAAAAAATTGCCGAAGGAAAAGGCAAAGTTGCTTACAAAGATTTTGCACATTCGCCAAGTAAAGTGGCTGCAACTACAAAAGCGGTAAAAGAGCAATACCCAAACAGAACTCTGGTTGCGTGCTTAGAATTGCATACTTACAGTAGTTTGAATGCCGAATTTCTAAAAGAATATGAAGGAGCATTAGAATATGCAGATGTTGCGGTGGTTTTTTATTCGCCTGACGCTGTAAAAATTAAACAACTTGAAGAAGTGACTTACGAGCAAATAGCAAGTTCTTTTAATCGTGAAGATTTAATTATTTATACTAATCCGGCAGAATTTAAAGAATATTTGTTCAATTTAAATCTTGAAAACTCAGCTTTATTATTGATGAGTTCTGGAAATTACGGAGGTTTAAATTTTGATGAAGTAAAAGGTTTGATTAATTAGATAATTAGTCAATTTGATAATGAGATAATGTGCCAATTGCAGTTTTGTAATTGGCATTTTTTTTTGGAATTTGGTACCGAATCTCAATGTCATTAAGATAAGAGGAAATTTATATAATTACTTAATAGTTTAATTAAGAAAGTAATTAGAAAAATCCGTTTTTATCAGCGTTTTCGCTTCAGCGAATCGGTAAAATCAGCGTCTAATTTCGACGCGGATAAAACAGATTTACTTCGTAAAAACGCGGATAAAAACGGATTTGATTTGCAATATTTTTATTTCCAATATCTGTAGTGCCCAACTATTTTATATTCAAATAAGCAATCTTGTAGAACTTGTCCGTCGCCAACATTGTGAACGATTAGATTTCGTTTTCCATCTTTTGACTTTTTGTTTGTGACAATACCAATGTGAGGTAATTTATTATTAATTAACCACGTTACAATTTCTCCGGTTTTATAATCTTTTGCGTCTTGAGTTATAATAAGTTTTTCTCCGTTTCTTTCAAAGAATATTTCCAGATTTGGAACTCTTCTGTGATCGATATTCGTGTCGGTTTTTGTCATTCCCCATTTTTTTAGATTTGGATATTCTGAAAAATGTTCTACCATATCTTCGTGAACTTCTTTTTGCAAATCAATGCCTAATTTTCGATAAGAACGAATAATAACATCTGTACAAACACCTTTGTTTGCTGGAACATCTCCGTTAGGATATTCGATCGAAAAATAAGCAGGATCATAATCTATCGAAGGGTCAATTATTGAGATTGCCGCATTTGATAATTTTTCGGCAAAAGTATTAGTTTGTTGTACTTCATTTTTAGCGTAAGCATTACTTTTTTCTTTTTGATTACAAGAAAAGAGTAAAAATAGGATTAGCAAAGTTGATACAGATTTCATTCTTTTTGTGATTAAGTTGATTAGATTGATGATTTGATTCTAAAATTAGTTAATTTGAAAATAGGAATAACTTTTATGAGTGATTTTTCTTATTTTTTAGATATATTCGCCTTTTAAGATTGTAATAAAATGAATTCAAAAATAGAGGTTGTAAAAACAACAAGTGAAAATCCGGATTTTGTAACGCTGATTAAAATATTTGATACTTTTTTATGGGAACGTTATCCGGAACTAAAAAAGGATTATTGGGGCAATAATTTGATTGAATTTAATGATAATGTTGTTCTTATTTATTTAGACGGAAAACCTGTTGCAAGTGGTTGCTTCAAGAAATATAATGAGAATACTGTAGAGCTAAAACGTATGTTTGTTTTGCCTGAATCAAGAGGTTTAGGATTGGCTCAGCAAGTTATCAAAGAATTAGAAATAGAGGCGAAGAAGCAGGGTTTTGAAACGATGATTTTAGAAACGCTTTATAAACAAGTTGAAGCTATTAGTTTGTATCAAAAAGTGGGATTTGAAATTGTAGAGAATTATGAACCTTATGTAGGGTTGAAGAATAGTGTTTGTATGCGTAAATCTATATAATTCCTGACTATTATGAAAGAAGGTTATTTTCCGATTTCAGATTGGTCAGAAGACGATCGCCCACGAGAAAAATTAATGTTAAAAGGTATTGATGCTTTAAGCGATGCTGAATTAATTGCCATTTTAATTGGATCAGGAAGTCGAAATGAATCTGCAGTTGATTTAAGTAAAAGAATTTTAGCCAGTGTAGATAGTCTAAATTCCTTGGCAAAATTATCTTTATCTCAATTGATGAACTTTAAAGGAATAGGAGAGGCAAAGGCAATTACAATTGTTGCTGCTTTAGAATTAGGTCGTCGAAGAAGAGTTGAAGAAACTGTCGAGTTGGTTAGAATTACATCAAGCAAATTAGTTTTCGAAATTATGCAGCCAATTATAGGTGAACTTCCACATGAAGAATTTTGGGTGCTTTTTCTGAATAATTCTAACAAAATAATTTCTAAATCTCAATTAAGCAAGGGTGGAATTACAGGAACAGTTGTTGATGTTCGTCTTCTTTTTAAATTGGCACTCGAAACTGGAGCTACTGGCTTGATTTTATGTCATAATCATCCGTCAGGGAATTTGATTCCGAGTGAGGCTGATAAGCAAATTACAAATAAAATAAAGATAGCAGGAGAGAGTTTAGATGTTAAAGTTTTAGATCATTTGATTATTACTGAAACAAATTATTATAGTTTTGTAGATGAAGGAATTTTATAAGTTATGAATACCACTATTACCGACATTTTTTTTGATTTAGATCACACGCTTTGGGATTTCGATAAAAACTCAGAAATGGCTTTTGATCGCATTTTTAAAAATAGGTTTCCCGATATTAAAATTGAGGATTTTATATCGAAATATGCTCCTATAAACCAGGCTTGCTGGAAATTATATCAAAACGATGAAATCACGCACGTCGAGTTGCGTTACAATAGATTGAAGCTTTCGTTTGATGCTTTGAATTATGAAATATCAGATGAAGATATTAATCAGATTGCCAATGATTATATCGAATTTTTAACCGATAATAATTATCTTTTTGATGGAGCAATCGAAGTTTTGGATTACTTAAAACCAAAATACAAACTGCATATTATCACTAATGGTTTTGCTGCGGTTCAGGATAAAAAGATAAATAATGCTGCGCTTGCAGGTTATTTTAATACGATAACAAATTCTGAATTAGCGGGTGTTAAAAAACCAAATAGTATTATCTTTGATTATGCTGTCAATTTGGCTCAAGCCTCAAAAGAAAGTAGTATTATGATTGGAGATTGTCTCGATGCAGATGTTAATGGTGCATTGAATGCCGGTTTGGATGCAATCTTTTTTAATGAAAAAAATATTGAAGCTCCTGAAAATATCAAACAAATAAACCATTTATTAGAACTTAAAAAATATTTATAATTATGAGAATAAAATTTTTGTTAATTGCACTTCTAACTTCGTTCATTGGATTTTCGCAATCTGTTAATGATTATAAAGCGGTGATTGTTCCGTTAAAATATGATTTTCTTAAAACCGAAAATCAATATAGAATGTCTACAATGACAAAATCAAATTTAAATAAAGCTGGTTTTCAGGCTTTTTATGCTAATGAACAACTTCCTGCAGGATATGGAGATCGTTGTGATCTTTTGTATGTAGATGTAAAAAGAGATAATGGATTTTTAGTAACAAAACTTTTTGTTGAGCTTAAAGATTGTTATGGAAAAGTGATTTATACTTCGGAAATTGGTAAAAGCAAAGAAAAAGATTATGAAGTTGCTTATAGAGAATGTCTGGATTTGGCATTTGTATCTATAACTGGATTACATTATAAATATAGTGGTAAATCAGTTGCTCCAACAGTAAAAGCTGTGCCTGTAAGTGCTGCTGCTGCATCTGTTGCTACTTCATCAACATTAGTTCTTGTTGCTCCTTCACCAGATCTTAAAGATCCTAATTTATTGTATGCACAACCAACCGAATCAGGATATCAATTGATTGACAAAACACCAAAAGTTGTTATGAAGTTGCTTAAAACTTCACAAACTAATGTGTTTATTGCAATAAAAGATAATGTGCAAGGGTCATTAATCTTGAAAGAAGACGGAAATTGGTATTTTGAATCTTATCAAAATGATAAATTAGTTTCAGAAAAAATTGTTGTTAAATTCTAAATATAAAATAGGGTTTTAATAACCGTATTTATCTTTCCAACGGTTCTTTAAAAATTCGCGGTTACTGTTCTCTCTAGAATTGTTTCCCGGATTGTAAAGAACCGTTTTTTTTATGGCATCTGGCAAGAATTCCTGTTCGGCAAAATTATTGGCATAATCATGCGAATATTTATAATCATCACCATAGCCTAATTCTTTCATAAGTTTGGTTGGAGCATTTCTTAAATGAATAGGAACAGGTAAATCTCCGGTTTGTTTCACTAGTTGTTGTGCATTTCCAATTGCCATATAAGAAGCATTACTTTTAGGAGAAGTAGCTAAATAAATGGCACACTGACTTAAAATAATTCGGCTTTCAGGATATCCAATTGTTGTTACAGCCTGAAATGTATTGTTTGCCATAATAAAAGCGGTAGGATTTGCATTTCCAATATCTTCGCTTGATAGAATTAGCATTCTTCGGGCAATAAATTTCACATCTTCTCCGCCTTCAATCATTCTCGCAAGCCAATAAACTGCTCCGTTAGGATCACTTCCGCGAATTGATTTAATAAATGCCGAAACGATATCATAATGTTGTTCACCGCTTTTGTCATACAAAACAGTATTTTGCTGCACTAATTCAAAAACACGATCATTGGTAATAATGATCTCATCACCAGCGGAAGCATTTATAACAAGTTCAAAAATGTTCAATAGTTTTCGACCATCTCCGCCAGAAAGTCGGAGTAAGGCTTCAGTTTCCTTTAGCGTAATATTTTTAGAAGCAAGATAAGTATCTGTTTTCATTGCGCGATGCAATAGAGATTCTAAATCGGCTTTTGTAAAGGCGTTTAGTATGTATACTTGACAACGTGACAATAATGCAGGAATAACTTCAAAACTTGGGTTTTCGGTTGTTGCTCCAATAAGTGTTATCCAGCCTTTTTCTACTGCAGCCAAAAGTGAATCTTGTTGTGACTTACTAAAACGATGAATCTCATCGATAAATAAAATAGGATTTTTGGCCGTAAATAATCCGCCGCTTTGTTTTGCTTTTTCAATTACATCACGAATATCTTTAACTCCGGAATTAATTGCGCTCAATATATAAAAAGGACGTTTGGATTCTTGCGCGATGATTTGAGCCAAAGTTGTTTTTCCGGTTCCCGGAGGTCCCCAAAATATCAATGAAGGAATAATTCCTTTTGAAATTTGTTGTGTTAACGAACCATTTGGACCAACCAAATGACTTTGACTGATGTAATCTTCTAATTGCTGTGGGCGAATACGCTCGGCTAAAGGTGCTTCCATTTTGTAAAATTACTATTTTCAATTTTAATTTTATAGTATAAAGGGGTTACAAATCGTAACAAAGGGCGAGGAGGCTGTAGCTGACAAATTATCAGTATATTGTATTTGGATAGTTTTTTGATATTGCCAATACTAAAATATTTAATAATCATGAACGACAACCACTTTAAGTTTACGACTGCTGTTATTGGTCTTCCTGTTTTTTTTGTGCTTTTTTTGTGGATTGTTTATTGGATTCAAATTCGGTTTGATTTTGATTTTTATCAAAACGGAATTTATCCACGTGATTTTGCAGGTTTGCAAGGCATTTTGTTTAGTCCTTTTATTCATGAAAATTTAAGTCATTTATATAATAACTCAATTCCGCTTTTGGTTTTGTTGGCGGCACTTCAGTTTTTTTATCCTAAACAGTCTTTTAGTGTTATCGTTTTTGGTATTTTATTTTCCGGATTAATAACGTGGATTATCGGACGTGAAAATTTTCATATCGGCGCAAGCGGATTAATTTATGTTCTGGTAAGTTTTATTTTCTTTAAAGGAATCCAAACCCGTTATTATCGTTTAGTAGCGCTTTCGTTTGCTGTAACTTTGCTTTATGGCGGAATGATTTGGTATGTTTTCCCTGATGTCGATAAAACGATTTCCTGGGAAGGACACTTAGCAGGTTTTATTACCGGTTTTGCAATGTCTTTATTTTATAAAACTCCTGAATATGCAAAACCTATTGTGTATGATTGGCAAAAACCTGATTTTAATCCCGAAGACGATGCTTTCATGAAACATTTTGATGAGAATGGGAATTTTGTTAATACTGAAATTCCGGAAGAAGAGGAGGATAGTTTTTCGACTTATTTTAATTCAGATGTTTCGATTAATTATATCGTAACGAGAACAGAATCAGGAGATAAAATCTGAGAGAAATGTTAATTCTGATTTATATTGATTATTTTTGTTAAAAACATTCTCATTTATCTGACTTGTTATGAAAAAAATAAGCTTTATAGTTTTGGTTTTCCTAGTAGTAATCAGTTCAAAAGTAATTGCGCAATGCGATGTAAAAAATAGAATGCTGGCAGATGGCACAATGGTGTATTATTTTGATCCTGCTGTCTTTTATACCACAAAATCAAAATCATTAAAAATTAATATCGTTACTGATAAAGAACATTACTTTGTCTCTTTGCAGCCTACACCGTTTCCGGCTAAAAAAGATGGAAAAAAAATCAAAGATGATTTAGTGATTCATTTAGCTGATAATAAAGTCTACAAGTTAGCACATTATGATACGCAATACAGGCATAATGATTCTATCATGCAAGTTTTGTATTTAATAGACGATAAAGATATTGAGTCGTTTTCTAAGTTTGAAGCAACTGTAGCAGAGATTAGAATGGAAGGAACTGAGTTTGTTCGTGATTATAATTTTAAGCTACATAAAGATGCAATTATGAAACAGTTGAATTGCTTTTTAAAGAAAGAAGAATAGTAAAATGTTAATCATCGCTCAATTCCTCATGCTTGTGAGATAATTTTTTCTTTAGATTTTTAAATAGATTGTTGAAGCTAATAGTTAATGAAGCTGCATTCACAATTTGATCTCCCGCATCTCTGGGTAAATATTCATTAGCATATGTTAGTTCTACTTGTATATCGTCGGTAAATAAATAACCTGCTCCAATGTTGAGTCTGTTTCGGTCAAAAAAACTTTGTCCTGTGACTTTTGTGCCTGATTTAAAGAATAGTTCATCTGATGCGATTGCATAAACGACACCTTCGCGAAGAATCTTACTATTAATTGGTTTTAAATACTTTATTTGTTGACGATATCTAAAAACGTTATCATAAGTACCGTCTTGGCTTCGCATATGTCTAAGTTCCATTCTCATTCTGGTACTTAATGTATAACCGGTTTTGTGAAAATAGTAAATTCCCTGGAGGGCAAATCGTACCTCGGGCGATTCAAATTGACCTATTTCAGGAACATCTTTGTTGTAATTGTATGCTATAAAAGAAGAGAGTTTCCAGCGTGGAGAAAGGTAATAATGCCCCCAAATTCTGGCTGATCTCTGGATGTTTTTTTGAAAAATATTAGAAGAAGATTCTGTGCTGCTATAAGCGCCTCCAATGTTTAATTCAGCTGACCATTTTTCATTTATTGTCCGGTTGAATTGAACTTCATTCCAAAATTGGTTGTAGGTAGTTTTTTGAGCATAGCCCATACTTGTAATTAGAAAAACTACAAGTATAAGACTGCTTTTTTTTAATGATATGCTATGAGTGAATTTTGAAGACATTCATTGTTTGGTTTATGTGACGTCTTAATTCTCAATACTTTTTAACTTCTTTGGCGAACAGCTTCGTATAGAAATGCACCACAAGCTACCGAAACATTTAGAGATCCTATCGTTCCAAACATTGGTAATTTTGCTTTTTCATCAACAATCTTAAGTACAGAAGGATTTATTCCTCTGTCTTCAGATCCCATGATAATTGCTACAGGTTCGTTTAAAGTTACATCGTAAATATTTTGATCTGTTTTTTCGGTTGCAGCAACAGTTTTTATTCCAGAACCCTGAAGATAAAATATGGCATCTTTAATATGTTCAACCTTACAAATAGGCACGTTGAAAACTGCTCCGGCAGATGTTTTTACAGTGTCACCATTTACAGGTGCCGAACCGGCTTTTTGAACAATGATTCCATTTACTCCGGTGCATTCAGCTGTTCTGATTATGGCTCCAAAATTTCTGGCATCAGAGATTTGGTCTAATATTAAAAATAATGGTTTTGAGCCTGATTCAATTGTTGATTCAACTAAATGTTCTAATTCTATAAAACCAATGGGAGAGATCGTCGCAACGGCTCCTTGATGATTGTTTGGAGTTAGTCGATTAAGTTTTTCTACAGGTACGTAAGAGAAATTAATGTTGGCGCGTTTCATCACTTTCATTAAGTCTTTCATTAATTCTCCGGAAATTTCTTTTTGTATAAATACTTTATCAACTTCTTTTCCCGCTTGAATTGCTTCTATAATGGCTCTAATTCCAAATATTTGATGTTCTTTTTCCATGGGACAAATATAGGTATAATGTTTATATAAAAAAAAACCACTCTGAATGAACAGAGTGGTTTTCTAGTATTAGTAAATTACTATTTTAGTAATTATCTTCTAAGAATCCAGTTCTTTTATGACCAGCATAGATTAATGTAGTTGTAGTGTCAAAACTGTATTGAACTTTAAAGTATATACTGTCAGTTGCATGTCCTGTACGAGAATGACCTGCGTTTTTAATAATCTTTCCGTCAGTAACTGTTACAGTTGTTGCCCCAGGTACATTTGTGTTGGGTGCATTTTTGGCGCTAAAAGTTAAATTTGAAGGATTGGTGTCCACAGGCGCTTTTATCCAATATCCTGTAAGTGGAGCTGGAGCTCCTTTAAAATCATTAATAACCATTTTACCATCACCACCGTTTGTATCATATGTTCTGGTAGTTACATGTTGAGCGTATACATCACCAGTGTCTGCATCAATGATATCTATGTACCATTCTCCATTCAATTCGACTGATGGTGTTACTGCTGGTTTGTAATCATCATAACCTTCGTTATTACATGAAGCTAGAAGTGTTATCGTAAAAATTCCAAAAAGAACTTTATTGATATTATTTTTTGTTATGTTCATTTTTTTTACAATTAAGGTTGAAATTGAATTAAAGTCGATACGAATTTATATGGACCTGCATCCCAGTCGCAAGAAACTACTACTTGTTTAGTTCCTGGGGTAACTACTACTGATGTTAAATTTGCAACTCCACCAAATTGTTCGTTTGTTAAAGGATTCCCTGGGAAGGTAAAATTATTTGTTGGGATATCACCAGTGATTGTTCCTCCTTGTGTAGCAGAAATCACACCTATTTTTCTTCCTATATCGTACCATCCGCCAAAAGCATCTGATATTTCAAAGGTTCCATCAGTATTTTTCCAGATATAAACATACTTCATATCAACTGAACTTCCTTGAATTGGATTTAACAAAGCACCATTTCTTTTTACTGTCGATACATAAACTCCTTCAATACTATTAACTAAATCTCCTGTTTTATATACAATGACTTTTCTTGTAATTGTATTTGGGAAACCATCTACATTTACAGCACTATAAGTTACCGTATACTCATCAGCAATATTTCCATCTACTTTTTGTGCGTTACGATATTTTCCCGAAGCTTTAGATGTGTAAGTAATGGGTTTTCCATTTTCCGTTACGACAACTCCAGGATCGACGTATGGTGTTCCTAGAGGCCAGAATAAAGTTGAAGGACCATTTAAGGTCATTACTGGGTAATAAGTAATTTTAGTAGTGCCGACTACTGGATCAAGGCTGCAAGAAACCATTGCTAAAAGTAGCGCTGAAATCCCAAGCATTTTGAATATTTTTAAATTTTTCATATACTTAAAGTATTATATTAGTTTTTTTGATCCCACCATACTTTTTGAGTAATAGATGTTCTTTGTTTGATACTTGTATTTTTATCAATTTCGCTTTGAGGATAAAATAAAACGCTTGGAATGGTAGTACCAGTTAAGATAGAAGTACGAGAAGGTATTCTGTTTCCAATGGCGTAATCCTGAGTTCCGAAAGGTACAACTTCTGGGAATTTAGTTCTTGTAGTTTCAATGTAAGCCTCAACATTGTTTACATTAGCTAAAGCAGCCCATTTTTGTATAATTACTTGTCTCACTGCTTGTTCAGTTGGAAGCCCTGCTTTAAACTCATAAACTTTACCCGGTCCAGTATAAGTTGCTGGATCAGTTGTTGGATCTGTATCTTTAGGAACTATACTGTAAGTTAAAAATGAATTTGCAACCCCAAGGTCATATTTTGCTTTTGCACCAGCTTGACCAGAATATCTGATCAAAGCTTCAGCTTGTAAGAAGTTGCTTTCTGCTACAGTTATTAAGTACACAGGAGTTGTTTCAGTAATATTTGGTCTTGCATAAGCAAGAGCTGTATTAGTGAAGTTTTCACCATCACCTTGATTTAAACCTAAATAAGCAGGAACCGCAGGAGCTGCAGGAGCACTTTTTCTGTAGACAGCGGCTAGACGTGGGTCATTATTTGCAATGTAAAATTGTAATAAAGTATTACTCGCAATGTGGTTAATGTCTCCTAAACCAGGGGAAGAAGATAAGTTAACTTCGAAAAATGGATTACGTTGAGAAGTTTGAACCGTAAATATCCCAAACTTTGCGTCTTTAGTAATGAAGTTGTTTTCTGCTAAAAGAGCTTGAACTGCTGCTGGATTTGCAAGAGGTGTATAAGCCATACGTAAGTACATTTTTAGCTTTAATGTATTTGCAAATTTAATCCATTCGCTTTCAATACCGCCATAGATTACATCTTGTTTTCCAAAATCAGAAGCTACTGGGTTTGCTTTGTAAGCATTTACAGCTGCATCAATTTTTACTAATAAATCTTTGTAGATTTCCTCTTGAGAAGTTACTTTAGGGTTGAAGTTTCCTATTCCGGCCAAAGCTTCTTTGTAAGGAACATCTCCAAAAAGATCTGTGATAACCTGAAATGTATAGGCTTGTAATAATGTGGCAATCAGTGTTTGTCCGGTGTTTTTGTTTTTAGCTGCTTCGCTTAAAACAAATTGTAAGTCATTTAAACCGCCAGAATAAAGCTCATCCCAAGGTCTGTTGGCAAATGCAGTATTTAAATTGTATTGGTCAATAACATCATATTGACCCGCACTTGGTGATTGTGTGTGATATTGTGCGTAAAAACCTCCTAAATTTGCTAATTCTCCACCAGTCATTGCTATGATAGAAGCTTCTGATGAAGCTAGTGCTAATCCAGCATTAATTTGTCCTGGTGTGTTAGGATCTGTGTTTACATCCAAATCTCCCTCGCAAGAAGTAAAAACTCCTATAGAAAAGATTAAGGTTAGTATTGTTGATATATTTTTCATATTATTTTTTTATTAAAAGTTTGCTTTTACGCTAAAACCTAAGCTTCTTGTTGAAGGATTTGCACTAAACTCTCCAAATTGTCCTGATAAATCTGTACCAAAAGTAGATGTCTCCGGGTCAATATATTGATTGCTTTTAGGTGTCCATAAGAATAAGTTTCTTCCAATCACTGATAAAGACAAAGATTGAATAGGCGCATTTCCTAAAAGTTTTTTAGGAAATTCATATCCTAATACTACCTCTCTTAATTTTATAAAAGATTTGTCAATTACAGTTTCTCTTGCTAATGCATCAGAAGAGTAGTAGTCATCTTGGTGTGATGAATCTACAGCTACTGTATTTGGATTATAAGTAACAGATCCATCTGCTGCTGTAACTTTTACTACTGAACCAGGAACGATAAATGG is a window encoding:
- a CDS encoding Mur ligase family protein; amino-acid sequence: MRTHFIAIGGSAMHNLALALHNKGYQVTGSDDAIFEPSKSRLEKKGILPAELGWFPEKITADIDAIILGMHAKADNPELLKAQELGLKIYSYPEFLYEQSKNKTRVVIGGSHGKTTITSMILHVMHYHNIEVDYMVGAQLEGFDTMVHLTEENDFMVLEGDEYLSSPIDRRPKFHLYQPNIALISGIAWDHINVFPTYENYVEQFEIFIAKITNGGILVYNEDDSEVKRVAEAATNPIRKLAYSTPKYTVSDGVTLLETPEGNMPIEVFGAHNLNNLAGAKWICQNMGVDEADFYEAIASFKGASKRLEKIAEGKGKVAYKDFAHSPSKVAATTKAVKEQYPNRTLVACLELHTYSSLNAEFLKEYEGALEYADVAVVFYSPDAVKIKQLEEVTYEQIASSFNREDLIIYTNPAEFKEYLFNLNLENSALLLMSSGNYGGLNFDEVKGLIN
- a CDS encoding DUF1287 domain-containing protein; its protein translation is MKSVSTLLILFLLFSCNQKEKSNAYAKNEVQQTNTFAEKLSNAAISIIDPSIDYDPAYFSIEYPNGDVPANKGVCTDVIIRSYRKLGIDLQKEVHEDMVEHFSEYPNLKKWGMTKTDTNIDHRRVPNLEIFFERNGEKLIITQDAKDYKTGEIVTWLINNKLPHIGIVTNKKSKDGKRNLIVHNVGDGQVLQDCLFEYKIVGHYRYWK
- a CDS encoding GNAT family N-acetyltransferase, with translation MNSKIEVVKTTSENPDFVTLIKIFDTFLWERYPELKKDYWGNNLIEFNDNVVLIYLDGKPVASGCFKKYNENTVELKRMFVLPESRGLGLAQQVIKELEIEAKKQGFETMILETLYKQVEAISLYQKVGFEIVENYEPYVGLKNSVCMRKSI
- a CDS encoding replication-associated recombination protein A, yielding MEAPLAERIRPQQLEDYISQSHLVGPNGSLTQQISKGIIPSLIFWGPPGTGKTTLAQIIAQESKRPFYILSAINSGVKDIRDVIEKAKQSGGLFTAKNPILFIDEIHRFSKSQQDSLLAAVEKGWITLIGATTENPSFEVIPALLSRCQVYILNAFTKADLESLLHRAMKTDTYLASKNITLKETEALLRLSGGDGRKLLNIFELVINASAGDEIIITNDRVFELVQQNTVLYDKSGEQHYDIVSAFIKSIRGSDPNGAVYWLARMIEGGEDVKFIARRMLILSSEDIGNANPTAFIMANNTFQAVTTIGYPESRIILSQCAIYLATSPKSNASYMAIGNAQQLVKQTGDLPVPIHLRNAPTKLMKELGYGDDYKYSHDYANNFAEQEFLPDAIKKTVLYNPGNNSRENSNREFLKNRWKDKYGY
- the rlmB gene encoding 23S rRNA (guanosine(2251)-2'-O)-methyltransferase RlmB codes for the protein MEKEHQIFGIRAIIEAIQAGKEVDKVFIQKEISGELMKDLMKVMKRANINFSYVPVEKLNRLTPNNHQGAVATISPIGFIELEHLVESTIESGSKPLFLILDQISDARNFGAIIRTAECTGVNGIIVQKAGSAPVNGDTVKTSAGAVFNVPICKVEHIKDAIFYLQGSGIKTVAATEKTDQNIYDVTLNEPVAIIMGSEDRGINPSVLKIVDEKAKLPMFGTIGSLNVSVACGAFLYEAVRQRS
- a CDS encoding YjjG family noncanonical pyrimidine nucleotidase is translated as MNTTITDIFFDLDHTLWDFDKNSEMAFDRIFKNRFPDIKIEDFISKYAPINQACWKLYQNDEITHVELRYNRLKLSFDALNYEISDEDINQIANDYIEFLTDNNYLFDGAIEVLDYLKPKYKLHIITNGFAAVQDKKINNAALAGYFNTITNSELAGVKKPNSIIFDYAVNLAQASKESSIMIGDCLDADVNGALNAGLDAIFFNEKNIEAPENIKQINHLLELKKYL
- a CDS encoding rhomboid family intramembrane serine protease, which encodes MNDNHFKFTTAVIGLPVFFVLFLWIVYWIQIRFDFDFYQNGIYPRDFAGLQGILFSPFIHENLSHLYNNSIPLLVLLAALQFFYPKQSFSVIVFGILFSGLITWIIGRENFHIGASGLIYVLVSFIFFKGIQTRYYRLVALSFAVTLLYGGMIWYVFPDVDKTISWEGHLAGFITGFAMSLFYKTPEYAKPIVYDWQKPDFNPEDDAFMKHFDENGNFVNTEIPEEEEDSFSTYFNSDVSINYIVTRTESGDKI
- a CDS encoding DUF2490 domain-containing protein, whose protein sequence is MSSKFTHSISLKKSSLILVVFLITSMGYAQKTTYNQFWNEVQFNRTINEKWSAELNIGGAYSSTESSSNIFQKNIQRSARIWGHYYLSPRWKLSSFIAYNYNKDVPEIGQFESPEVRFALQGIYYFHKTGYTLSTRMRMELRHMRSQDGTYDNVFRYRQQIKYLKPINSKILREGVVYAIASDELFFKSGTKVTGQSFFDRNRLNIGAGYLFTDDIQVELTYANEYLPRDAGDQIVNAASLTISFNNLFKNLKKKLSHKHEELSDD
- the radC gene encoding DNA repair protein RadC, with the translated sequence MKEGYFPISDWSEDDRPREKLMLKGIDALSDAELIAILIGSGSRNESAVDLSKRILASVDSLNSLAKLSLSQLMNFKGIGEAKAITIVAALELGRRRRVEETVELVRITSSKLVFEIMQPIIGELPHEEFWVLFLNNSNKIISKSQLSKGGITGTVVDVRLLFKLALETGATGLILCHNHPSGNLIPSEADKQITNKIKIAGESLDVKVLDHLIITETNYYSFVDEGIL